In the Populus nigra chromosome 2, ddPopNigr1.1, whole genome shotgun sequence genome, AAAAGTTTATCTATTTGTatcctaaaaatatttttgggttttgaatttatgattctttttactttttgaatatttcataaaaatattttttttacataaaagaattttgactcaaaattggattataatagttggtttaaatatttattttattattaaatatatttagagAAATGATTTAATGATTGAGTAAATCATAATGTTATTATATGTTCTTAGCAATGAGTTATTTCTTTTACAATGATTGCAAATCCTTTTTTAGTACAATTTCTACGAGTTTAAAttagttcaaaaaaataatatcgataaacactaaaataaaaataataatatctataaTACATATCtatcataattatttattatgtctTCCGTAACACTGCTAAATTCCATCTAGGCTTTTGTCTCAACTATCCCTTTCTTTTACCCTGAAACAATAATAATGACGCTGCCTAAAAGTTTTCCGTTATGAACCAAATAATATAACGTGGGCCTCAACCAAGCATCAAGAACGCTGCCGTCTAATTTTccagccaaaaaaataaaataaaatttgctaCAAAACCTAAAATGAACATTAATACTGGGATTGGATTGCTAGCAGTTGCATGATCAATGATCAAATTTTCCTTGGTTCTCTTGCTCagtatctctctaaaatatgtCAATCTCCTTTCACCTTTGTTCACAACTCAAAAGTCAAAACTGTGTGATAAACTTGTTGCTATCAATATAAACGCTCAGAATACAGCCACACTTTTTAAGTTGGGAAGAAATCATGATTCAATCGAGCAAATCTCGTACGTAGCTACTATAGACAATATTTGGAAGGAATGCAGTTGTAAGCATCTAGCTACTATAGACAATATTTGGAAGGAATACAGTTGTAAGCATCTAGCTACTATAGACAATATTTGGAATACAGTTGTAAGCATCTGTTGTATAAAAACAGAGTTATTCATGTCACACTTtcattcaaggaaaaaaaaacattttggttaAAGGATTATCGTTATCCTTTtccatggcaaaaaaaaaaaaaaattaaatcatgccCCCTTTTAAACTGTAGTCGGCAAGCAAACAGGGTTCACATTGGAAGAATATTGAATTCGTGGGGCATGAAATCTTCACCGGGTCTATAGTATTTGTTTGGAGAGTAAAGGCTTAAGTTGGATACTTGACTGGTATAAAGACAGGCAAATCTCTCAACCTGTTTGTGCAGAAGACATTTAAGAACAAACCGAAATGAACACTGAGGCTtcatgatatataaaaaaaaaaatgtaggaTAATTTTGGCCCagcatttttgaaaagaaagcaCGCACACAGCAGCAATAGGTTCTATGATGGAAGGACATAGATCTCACCTGATGTGCAAAGCGAGAGTTTTGGTAGCCCGTCTTCATGAGTTGTCCCCAGACCTTGTGAAACTGTAAATTAATCAGTGAAGAAGTCAAAAATCAAAACCTTATTATTAGACTGGTTGCAGAGAGTTGGGAGTCGCAAGGGACAAAAGAGCAGCTTTACCTTTTGGTGACATTCTCGTTGAGCCTGTTGATGTTTGATTCTTACGTGATCCCTCTGGAGCTGTTCAAAGAAACCATTGAATAACTAATTAGTGACTTTAATAATCTATCTGTAAATATTCCAATAGCAACACTAGCATCACAAACAAGCAACCTAACCTCCAAATCCTCTACCAAAGCAGACTTCTCCTGCTTCTGATCGGCTTTAAGATCTTCAAAGCTGTGTAAGAAATTCCAGTTTCactttttccaagaaaaagaacTAAAATCATACCGgatcaatcatttctttcaCAAGTTTTGTTTTACTCATGTCAGCAGTATTCCATCTTTTTCGCAATTACTAGAAGCAAGTTTATTAGTGCACAACACAATGTTCAAAATCCAAACTGCAGGTTTCATTTTATTCTGCATCTACCACATTGCAATAAAAAGCACCACTATAGTCTAGATTTTGGCAGCTAATGTAacaaagaaaagacaagaaCAATTTAGGAAAATCCCTACCATGGATCAATTGGTTGGGAGAAACAGATTATATAACTCTACATAAAATTTCCCGTTACCTTTCAGACTTTAGATAAAGTTGGTTTTGGGGGTGTTAAGAGGTGATTTTATATCATAGTATGATCAGAAAATAAGACTCCAGATATGTACTTACTCAAGAGACCACCTTAGACGATGTATTTGATCTTCAATGTGATCACGGTCACTTCTCATCAACTGAAGTGCCTGCAAAAAGTTTATGCAAGGGAAAAGAAGAGCAACTGACTTGACCAGGATAAACAACTTAATACATCCTCGAATAGCTTAATTATCATTAGATTTCAAACATTGGACCACAAAATGGACAAACTTAAGCATCTCATGACCACCTGGATAACTGGTAGTAAAGAAGTCCAACATAGCAACAGTGAGTCCTGAAATACAGGTGTCTAAGGAAGAAGACATAAATATTGCTCTCCGATTTCCAGCACAAGAGATGCACCAATTTTACAGTTCCTCAATGCATTCCATGCAATGATTCAGTTTGAGCAATTTcagtaatagaaattaatatTAAGGTAGATTTCTCTGACTGTACAATTAACCAAACAACTAATAGTAATTGTTGTTTATTAACGAATATGCCTTTGTGAGATTCAGAATCTTGAACTTCCACTGTTAGCCTTTTCTACAAGGACGAGGCATAAAAAAACTGTCATCAGAGcttaagaaatttcaaaaattacctTGCGTGAGTCCCTTAGTTCCCAAAGCAGTTTTACCTCTGCCTCAAGCTCTGGAACAACAAGCATTGTTCTCCAACCTGCTCATAGAGGCATAAAGGGCAGGTAAACCACAAAAACCAACACAAGACACACACCACACCCCATAGCTATGgctaaatataatattttaattgcaaAACTGTGATTGATGGGCTTGATGTGCAAGGGGGAATTCTAGATGTTCCAGTGAGGAATTAGAGATAGCACATGTCAActtctatttttattcattcCCCATGCAGACCCTAAAATAGTTTTGTGCACACCCCATTTGTTGATTACATAAGTGCCTTACATAAAATGATAATTCATAACCAGTCCAGATTACCTTCAAAGGCTACAGAAAATAGGAATCAGAAGACAAGAAAGAGTGCAATACCGAGAACTTTTTTGCTGCGTAAAATATCTCCATAGATATGATCCCCAACATACAGAACCTATGGGATTAAACAGTTGTTAGATCTAAAATTCACATGCATGAATCCAGAAAAAAGCATATCAAGAGCAAGCAGCTCAGCATCTGATGTAAGCAAAAtgacaaaccaaaaaaagattaattctGCAAAATAACAGTACAAAAAGATTTCAACCATCAATCATAAAGTTACtcaacattaaaacaaaaaaagaaaaatgacaaacCCACATTCTTTCTTGCCATGGATATAGTTCCAAAAAATAACAGTACAAAAGAGCAGTCATCCAATATGCCCAGAAGTACAGTATATAATCACGAGaaaggttttttctttcatgtttatgAGCAGTACTTTCCTTCCATGCCTTGCACACCCATTTAACAAAAATGGAATACTAAGAAGGAAATATAATTTGTTCAAGGAATTAAGAATGATAAACAGGACAAAGAATTACCTGTGAACTTGACCCAATTGAGAGTAATTTATGCAGATGACGAACAGTCCCTCCCTGAAATGTCAGATTGAAGGACATCATTAGATGTCTCGTATTTGTCATTTCCATCTAAAAATTCAGTTGATATGATCTAAGTCATTGATGTTGCCTTTTATATACAATTGCTTAGATGGATTTAATTAACTAAGAACTTTCTTAACATACCTGGAAAACCCTGCAACGCTCATTTTGCTTCTTCAGTGTTATGCTAGGTGAAGTATTTCCAacctttttgaaaaaagaataaaaaacataccGACAGACATAATAAGGAGAAGCATAAGAATGTCAAACAGGTTTAAGGGACAATAGAACTACTGCTACACTAACCTGAGCCATAGGAGTTCCATTATCAGTATTGATAAGCTTGCCAGATTGAGGTTCAACCTCAAAAAGATTAGCATTACTTTCTTCATGGAAAAATCCCGGTTTTGCACTGTATATATAGTCAAAGTCAACAACCGTCATAAATTACcctaaaacacaaaatattggAGCTACTGGCAGAACAGAATTTTTCAAACAAGAGTGAAAATTAATACTTCAAAGTGTGGATATAATTCTATCTTATTATCAGAACAAGACTATTAAAAGCATCTTTAAGAATGCAATCCATGGTTTTATAACATGCAGATGGAAGCTGGCtattagttaaaataatatttttgcaattttgGTGCAAATTATATGCCAAATGCTAATTACTAaacttctttaataaaaaaaggaatcaaCAATCAATATTTTAGCTATTAAATATGctgttttaaggaaaaaaacattaccTGCCAGTGATGACAACATCAAAGTACTGAAGCCAATCAAAGTTGCAAGCATCGAGGGTACGGGACTCGCAGAGAAAATTCATCACAATATTTGTATAGTCCCATAAACTGCAAAGATAAAGCAATGATTACTTATAGTCCCATCTCAAGTAAGTTGTAACATCCAGAAAAGTCACATGCAAGAAACTAGAAAGAAATCTGCCAGGATGTTATGTAACATTTGTTCTGAATATGAAAAGATATTCATTATCCATAGCATGCCAATGGGGAAAAGAACAGGAAGGGGGAGGGGAAGATTTAATACCTATTTGTTACCAAGAACGTTGCCCGTTGAGAATCCCTGAGCATTTTGAGAAGTGGAACTATAGACTTATCCTCGTTGATGTACCTAGTAGATGAAGCCCAGAGACATAAAGACAAAAGCACCCATAaccaaaaataaagaagaagaagttaaaaGAACCTTTTccaaataacccaaaaattatataaatcatttgTCTATTCTGTCTAAACCAGCATCCATTAGATCATTTGTCTATTCAACAAAACAAACTGCAAAATAAACTGCAATTAAGGTCTCTTCTTAACTAATAAATATAACCTTCTTAAATAGAAAAGCAGAAATATCTCCAATGATTGACAACCGCTTGAGGAATTAATGCCAATTTTTTAACTTACTTTATAGGATCTTTTGCTACCATTTGCTTTAAAGTTCCATCACGATGGCACATATCAACAGCAGATCGAACATCTTTGTACATGCGAGCATAGCTGAAAGAGTTGGTTGTGAAACAATGAGCTTTCAAGATCTACACTTCATTGAAGAACAGGTCTACCCTCCACCACATCAATTGGTTATTTATTATCTACAAACAACTGTAGGTGATTCTTGTGGATGTTATTCAATAGCAATACCATAACATTTCATCTTTAATACGAACCCCAATAATTACTTGACTCCTAAAAGTTGGATAACCTTAAATATGGAAACCCTTTGCAAGGAAATGAATAATTCATTGTTAAAAACCCCATCTGTATTATGTAGCTGTACTGTGACGTTTCTGCTGGTATTTAAACCACATATGTAGACATGCTTGTTTTTACCATTCAAAGTGcacattttttttgctaaaccAGTGAAATTCACAGCAGAGAAACATGTTCTGCCTGAAGTTGGTATATTTTAGGCCCTGAAagcttttttaatcttaaacaaAGTTATTGCAACAACTAAGTTGGCAAAATTGAATCAGCATATGAAGGGGAATAGAAAAGGGATTTTGTTTAGTTGGAATTTACTATTATAGAGAattcacataaataaataaaagacctAGTACCACAtaagacaataaaaataaatgttgcaTTCTTACTCTACTCTTGCTGGAACTCTTCCTGGGTTTTTGTCCATATAGTCAACAAGCTGGGAAAACAAATAGGCTTCAGCTAATGAGAAAAGAGTATCAATAAGCGCATAATCTGGCTCGTCAAAAGCATCTCGTATCAGAGTATTCCCATAGGTGCCAACTTTCTCTTCCTTGGTCAACTCTCTAAATCCATGGTATGCCACTTTCACATATTTATGACGATCCATCTGTATAATGCAAATCACTAGTTCAAATATTTTCCCACACAAATGTTCTTTAAGTAAAAAACAGCTAATGAGAAATTATTGATGAGTAACCTTCAAGATATTGCCTCTCTTTTTATCTACAACCAATCCTCTGACCATGTACTTCCAATTAAATGTCCAGCCCAACAACTGCATAGAAACACCATTCTTAGCCAACATACTGTCAAATTCAATGGAGCAAAGCAGCACAGGTTTTAAGAAAGACAAACCTCTTCAGGATAGCCAAGATTAGACACCAACTTTTCAATCGTGCCTTCATACGCAAGTTTCTCAAAGGTTTCAGGCTTATACTGTGCCAATGTGTAATCCATATCAAAGCCGACagctataatatttctcatgttcAATGACCTATTGCAGAAGATCCGTTTTCCAAGTTCAGCTTCATCTTTCCCCCCTTCAGGAGATGACCATATGCATGGTTCTTGAACTCCATCCCTACTCTCCATAAGCTCAGAGCTCAATCTCTGGTCAGCTAAAACAGCCTTCTGACCCTTGTCCATCTTATAGCTCATGTGCAACTGATTGACTCCTGAGATATTCAAAAGAATTAACTTTTAACATCGATAAATAATGACATTCAAATGACACCATGCACAACACGAAAGAAATCCATTACTcaacaaattcaagaaaacaagGTTTTATGGCACATACACGACTCGCATTAAGCCATATTAGATGCATACAAAACACGCATGATTaaagtaaaaggaaaagaaaaagaaaaaaaaaaaggggggggttAAGTGCTCTTATGATCAAAGTTGACCAATCTACATAATCCAACACTATAGGTGAAATGACTAGCAAACAGCACACAACAGCCATGAAGTCCtctgcaaaaataaaaacactgttttcttggtaaaaaaaaaagaagaagagtaaaACCAAGAACTCGACctaaaagggtttttttaaaaaaagaaaaaaaaaacctcaattgCTGACATCTTACCTGCAAATTTGAATCAAAAAGCACAGAGTGAAAGTGCATGTTCCCAGTCTAAGTATCTTCCAACATTCGCTCCAAAGTAACACCTAAAAATCCAATTCCTCCATTAAAACCTACTCTAATTCCACCTATGATTCCACCAAATTTTACACTAAAAAACCTCCTCATATTTCTTCAATAATAAAACGAGGAATGATGCAGATTTTCAAAACGATTTAATAAAATGAGAAACGAAatcaggagagagagagagagagagaactaaCCTGCGGAGTGAATTTGCTTTGGTTTAGCGAAGGAGAAGTTAGGAGTTTTATAATGAAATCCCGAAAAGAAGCTAATTCGAGAATCGAAAGGACGGGGAAATTcaggagagaaaagagaaaggcAAAAGGAAACCGGCTTCTTTGGGATTCGCATTCTTGGGGGAATTAAGTAGGCATGAGTTGGATTAAACAAACAAGAATCCGATACCAGAATaacccctcccctcccctcccctcccctccaaTGTGCTCTTGCAACTACCCCAACTAGGAACCTACTCTTTTATTATTCCCTTTACCGCATTTGTATTGTCCATTCTTCTTCTACAGAAGGAATTTAATTCTTGCTTGGTGCCTGGATTCTTTTTCCAACAGCCGCTCTCCCTCTCCCTTTTCTGTTGTGCATAGATAAAATTGCAGCGTTGTGTGTTGTTGAGGATCAAGATTCTGTACGTTTGCCACGTGCTCAGTTTGTTACTTGTGCGAATGTCGatcctctcttttctctctctattccTGAGTCTGACGATGCTTCGTCCCCTTCTGCAATTCCACCAGGGGAAAATGCTTAgatttctttcctctctttttttttccttttttttttctataaatttatttctgaGAAAAATTATCCTAACTGTATCAATTATCATAAACCTTTTATGTATTAGTGTGGAAATCCTGTCTTAATTGGAGATTATTTGTGaaagaataacccaaaaatattacttggtcttgaaaaaagaattatatatttatttttttaagaatatatatatagagagagtgagagagtaATTAATACTAATTCCGTGTGCCTggtaaaaattcaattttgatttaaaaaaacaattaagatgacaaaaacaaacccatgatatttaaaaaaaaatattataaaaaaatataattgaaaacaaaatgagcttaattgaatttattattttcatttaaaatacataataattttaaaaaaaataaattattaaaattcaactaaatcatgtcaaaattaaaaagcaagtcaaaaaagtattttttaattaaaaatataaaaaaataaaagaaaaaaaaacaaagctctcGTGTGCCCTTTAAGTAgtaaaaaaatcagttaaaaaTCCAAGAACTAAATCGATgtcacaaatttttttcaagtttagatttattttttctagtaataCAAGGACCTAAACCCACTATCAACAAACTTTCATCATCAAATGGaatattttgacatgaaaattaACCTGTTTTGTTGTCAAAATCATGACAATCATATAGTTTctctctaaaactattttttcataggtttatgtttttttctcatccAATGAtcgaaaaattaaaaaaataatttttaagataaaaatgcattttcagGTAGCCATCAATTTTATCGGcctcttattttgtttatacTTGAGCTTTTAATGTTATAAATTTACCGTGATTTTAAGCCTTATTCCAAACAACTAAGGGTAGAAAAggatataatagaaaaaaaaactaaaaattattttattatatggttTTGAAAGTAGGTTATTAATTTGGTATATGTTTTGGAACAAAAGACAAGAAGGAACTTGTactgtaaaaaatgaaaatgataccAGAAAATCTCTAAGATATTTAAATGAATAAGTTTCTTccaagagaagagaaggggcagTGGATTTGTGATTTGAAAGGGGTGCATAAGATGAGGATCACAAACGCAATTTGAAGGATATGATGGTTTGGCAATAAACAGTTGCATGAGTCATTGTTCCAAGATGTGTGAATCTTGAGGGAGTGATTGTTCACCACTATCACAGGatcctataatttttaatttgaaaaatacggCACATATTCCCTGTCAGCATCGCTGCAGTGAAAATTAGACTAGATGGAATAATGGCATATTCAGACGCCACACTGCTCTCATCTTGGACCTGAGCTTTTGAAAATCTATTCGAGTGACTTTAAAATCTCAAGTGCTCGGCGTGGATCTGATGTCTCTCCATCAACTCGTCTCCGGTACAATCGCCTGGATTAATTATGTAGAATCcaatatgtttggtattgtgataatttttgtagttgtgatttaaaaaatttattttataaaagataattttggttgaggttggtttggtatttatacatgtttggttaaaactgtgattgaatttgagatttaataagaagtagtttaatgtgtttggttaaataCGTTtctcaaattgaggttataaaataactaaaaaagatatatattaatattgatgatttttaatttaaatattgtacaTTTAACTACCactattacatcattaaataaataatattttatatcaaatatttttaattattccattaACTTACTTGTCTACAAattcatcacgtatgaaattcatccgataaggactatatttttcatggtttttttagcgtgcaacaaaatcaagtaaaatatcatcagaaacaaaattggaattgcgatcaaattctgcaaatgctacgtcatcatgcgatctcctttcaatttatgtagtgttattgaataatattaaatactagttttttagtaaaacacaattaaaaaaattgaattttttcgaGTCGGACGCAATTTAATAAACAGTGGAGTCattgttcatgtgaacagtgaCCTGTGAATTAATTCACCTGGCACTATTTTGAAGTTAACATTATGTggagtgaattaattcaataaacagTGGAGtcattgttcacgtgaacagtgccagGTGAATTAATCACTTCTTGAAGTGACCACTGTGCGGAGTGAATTAATTCAGCCCGCACTCTTCATTTCAAGAAGTGAACAGTGCAGAGTGAATATTCACTCTACACATTATGAACTCGGCTTGAGGATTCACCTCAATCAGATGTCTCAAAAGCTAGcttaaaatctgatttgaagGATGTCACCCTCTCAGTCTCAGATGATGATGATTgccaaagaaatattaaaaactccTACTTGAGCTGAAGGAAGGAAGCAAACAACAAATTGGGTAGGCccttgagttttttctttctcttggcAACAGGCGGGCAATGAAAAGCAATAATTTTTTGCTTCATCAAAACCGGTGgtacaaactcaatttttaatggGACCTATCTCCAAAATATGTGTTCAAAATGTTTACCAAACAGTTATAAATTGTGGTTGAAACAAAATACAGTTCTAACCATAATACCAAACGGTACCAAATCGTGAAGGCAAAACACTGTATAGGTACTATGGACTTGGATAGTTTATCTTGATGCCTCCTCTCTCCCCGAGTTGTGGGTGAATTTGTGTGGTTCAAGCTTGAGGGCATATGGTTGGAGATGCCTCTCTGGTGAGGGAACAAATGAATTGAGAAAAAGATTAACAGACGTGAGGAAGAATGAACAGAATAAGGGAAATGAGGAGTGTAAAACCCCGGctaatattattgatattaataaaagtcGAGATTACGAAAAATGAGGAAaagtgataaattaaattataagaatgatgatatatttgaaaatctgaattaaaatgttttgttcaagtgttaaaatatataaatatataaataaataaacacaaaaatatgaataaaatatttatgaaagtGAATTTCATGAAACTGAAAGTACTAACGAGTAACTTAGTGAAAATCGATATAACCCGGACAAGATTTGGTATAAACAGGTATCAGGATTTAGAAAATTTtacccaaaaatcataaaagttaTTGTTGAGGGATATAGAAggcatttttaaagaaataatatgTGTGCTAAAAGTGTGTGAACGGGAAGAAAACATTTAGGGAcatgaaatgtatttttaaaaaagttaattttttttatatatatatatatatgagtgcAAGTAAGTGTGtgctgtaaggaaaaaaaaagaacaaaacttgttttttcaaaGAGAAAGAAGCATTCAACTAGaagaggaaaaacaaattcaaggaAAATTTCTCAATTCAAAAGGGTTAAAACTTTGGCTATTGCTTGGTAAGTTGCCCTTacacttttaaataagattcttgaataattaatactttaaattgattgaacttTGTGAAATGAGGAATTTGGgttcatgataaattttagaaaaaattacaattgaTTGTGAAATTGTGTTAAGATTATTGAAATGAGTAGAGA is a window encoding:
- the LOC133682711 gene encoding uncharacterized protein LOC133682711 isoform X1 → MRIPKKPVSFCLSLFSPEFPRPFDSRISFFSGFHYKTPNFSFAKPKQIHSAGVNQLHMSYKMDKGQKAVLADQRLSSELMESRDGVQEPCIWSSPEGGKDEAELGKRIFCNRSLNMRNIIAVGFDMDYTLAQYKPETFEKLAYEGTIEKLVSNLGYPEELLGWTFNWKYMVRGLVVDKKRGNILKMDRHKYVKVAYHGFRELTKEEKVGTYGNTLIRDAFDEPDYALIDTLFSLAEAYLFSQLVDYMDKNPGRVPARVDYARMYKDVRSAVDMCHRDGTLKQMVAKDPIKYINEDKSIVPLLKMLRDSQRATFLVTNSLWDYTNIVMNFLCESRTLDACNFDWLQYFDVVITGSAKPGFFHEESNANLFEVEPQSGKLINTDNGTPMAQVGNTSPSITLKKQNERCRVFQGGTVRHLHKLLSIGSSSQVLYVGDHIYGDILRSKKVLGWRTMLVVPELEAEVKLLWELRDSRKALQLMRSDRDHIEDQIHRLRWSLDFEDLKADQKQEKSALVEDLELFNGFFEQLQRDHVRIKHQQAQRECHQKFHKVWGQLMKTGYQNSRFAHQVERFACLYTSQVSNLSLYSPNKYYRPGEDFMPHEFNILPM
- the LOC133682711 gene encoding uncharacterized protein LOC133682711 isoform X2; this translates as MRIPKKPVSFCLSLFSPEFPRPFDSRISFFSGFHYKTPNFSFAKPKQIHSAGVNQLHMSYKMDKGQKAVLADQRLSSELMESRDGVQEPCIWSSPEGGKDEAELGKRIFCNRSLNMRNIIAVGFDMDYTLAQYKPETFEKLAYEGTIEKLVSNLGYPEELLGWTFNWKYMVRGLVVDKKRGNILKMDRHKYVKVAYHGFRELTKEEKVGTYGNTLIRDAFDEPDYALIDTLFSLAEAYLFSQLVDYMDKNPGRVPARVDYARMYKDVRSAVDMCHRDGTLKQMVAKDPIKYINEDKSIVPLLKMLRDSQRATFLVTNSLWDYTNIVMNFLCESRTLDACNFDWLQYFDVVITGSAKPGFFHEESNANLFEVEPQSGKLINTDNGTPMAQVGNTSPSITLKKQNERCRVFQGGTVRHLHKLLSIGSSSQVLYVGDHIYGDILRSKKVLGWRTMLVVPELEAEVKLLWELRDSRKALQLMRSDRDHIEDQIHRLRWSLDFEDLKADQKQEKSALVEDLELQRDHVRIKHQQAQRECHQKFHKVWGQLMKTGYQNSRFAHQVERFACLYTSQVSNLSLYSPNKYYRPGEDFMPHEFNILPM
- the LOC133682711 gene encoding uncharacterized protein LOC133682711 isoform X3 codes for the protein MSYKMDKGQKAVLADQRLSSELMESRDGVQEPCIWSSPEGGKDEAELGKRIFCNRSLNMRNIIAVGFDMDYTLAQYKPETFEKLAYEGTIEKLVSNLGYPEELLGWTFNWKYMVRGLVVDKKRGNILKMDRHKYVKVAYHGFRELTKEEKVGTYGNTLIRDAFDEPDYALIDTLFSLAEAYLFSQLVDYMDKNPGRVPARVDYARMYKDVRSAVDMCHRDGTLKQMVAKDPIKYINEDKSIVPLLKMLRDSQRATFLVTNSLWDYTNIVMNFLCESRTLDACNFDWLQYFDVVITGSAKPGFFHEESNANLFEVEPQSGKLINTDNGTPMAQVGNTSPSITLKKQNERCRVFQGGTVRHLHKLLSIGSSSQVLYVGDHIYGDILRSKKVLGWRTMLVVPELEAEVKLLWELRDSRKALQLMRSDRDHIEDQIHRLRWSLDFEDLKADQKQEKSALVEDLELFNGFFEQLQRDHVRIKHQQAQRECHQKFHKVWGQLMKTGYQNSRFAHQVERFACLYTSQVSNLSLYSPNKYYRPGEDFMPHEFNILPM